A stretch of the Aegilops tauschii subsp. strangulata cultivar AL8/78 chromosome 4, Aet v6.0, whole genome shotgun sequence genome encodes the following:
- the LOC109787583 gene encoding ervatamin-B-like — MASSTPYLVLLLCLTTFLQALLTAANYPPPPPPPFELPESEVRERFSKWVVKYSKHYSCEQEEEMRFQVFKNNTNAIGQFDQQNPGTVVGRGFRPSGFQVQGSGGVRMNRFGDLSPREVIQQFTGLNTTSFNATSPTYLPYHSLKPCCVDWRSSGAVTGVKNQGTCGSCWAFAAVAAIEGMNKIRTGELVSLSEQVLVDCDTVSSGCGGGHSDSAMALVAARGGITSEERYPYAGFQGKCDVDKLLFDHQASVKGFKAVPPNNEGQLAMAVAMQPVTVYIDASGFEFQFYSGGIYRGPCSANVNHAVTIVGYCEGPGERNKYWIAKNSWSNDWGEQGYVYLAKDVPLSTGTCGLATSPFYPTA; from the exons ATGGCTTCGTCCACGCCTTACCTTGTCCTACTCTTGTGCCTCACCACTTTCCTGCAGGCATTGCTTACAGCGGCAAATtacccaccgccgccgcccccgccgtttGAGCTgccggagtccgaggtgagggaGAGGTTCTCCAAGTGGGTGGTCAAGTACTCAAAGCACTACTCGtgcgagcaggaggaggagatgCGGTTCCAAGTCTTCAAGAACAACACCAACGCCATCGGCCAATTCGACCAACAGAATCCTGGCACCGTCGTCGGTCGCGGGTTCCGACCAAGTGGGTTTCAGGTCCAGGGCTCGGGCGGGGTCCGTATGAACAGGTTCGGCGACCTCAGCCCCAGGGAGGTCATCCAGCAGTTCACCGGGCTCAACACCACCAGCTTCAATGCCACGTCACCCACCTACCTCCCCTACCACTCCTTGAAGCCGTGCTGCGTTGACTGGCGCTCCAGCGGCGCTGTCACCGGCGTCAAGAATCAAGGCACTTGTG GATCGTGCTGGGCGTtcgcggcggtggcggcgatcgAAGGCATGAACAAGATTAGGACAGGGGAGCTGGTGTCGCTGTCCGAGCAGGTACTCGTGGACTGCGACACAGTGAGcagcggctgcggcggcggccacTCAGACTCGGCTATGGCCCTCGTGGCCGCCCGTGGTGGCATCACGTCGGAGGAGAGGTACCCGTACGCCGGATTCCAGGGAAAGTGCGACGTGGACAAGCTGCTGTTCGACCACCAGGCGTCCGTCAAGGGCTTCAAGGCCGTGCCACCCAACAACGAAGGTCAGCTGGCGATGGCCGTAGCCATGCAGCCCGTGACGGTGTACATTGACGCCAGCGGTTTTGAGTTCCAGTTCTACTCCGGCGGCATCTACCGTGGCCCCTGCTCCGCCAATGTGAACCACGCCGTCACCATCGTCGGCTACTGCGAGGGTCCCGGCGAGCGAAACAAGTACTGGATTGCCAAGAACTCGTGGAGCAACGACTGGGGTGAACAAGGATATGTCTACCTCGCAAAGGACGTGCCCTTGTCCACGGGCACCTGTGGCCTCGCCACCTCGCCCTTCTACCCCACGGCTTGA